In the genome of Bacillus sp. S3, one region contains:
- a CDS encoding DUF421 domain-containing protein: MDEILFAIIRTVVSILLLMVSSLWFGKQINAHINLYNFALSITIGSFIANMGFDTNLKFFPMLLSFLTLIFIYFAFSFISSKNRMIRKWLSGHPTVIMEKGKILDGNMKKIRYTLDDLNQQLRELGIFDIIEVEFAILEVSGKLSVLKKTKYQNITKQDINPTIRNNDILIPKELIMNGTLITKNFNDHYSNSWLIDQLTLRKIGLKDVQYAVISSTGHLFIDLYDDHLDSPIDIE; this comes from the coding sequence ATGGATGAGATACTTTTTGCAATAATTCGCACAGTCGTCTCCATCTTACTCTTGATGGTTTCCTCCCTTTGGTTTGGGAAACAGATTAACGCTCATATTAATCTGTATAATTTTGCTTTGTCAATCACCATTGGTTCATTTATAGCCAATATGGGTTTTGATACTAATCTTAAATTTTTTCCTATGCTGCTGTCTTTTTTAACACTAATTTTCATCTATTTCGCCTTTTCCTTCATTTCTTCCAAAAATAGGATGATCCGTAAATGGTTATCTGGCCACCCAACAGTTATTATGGAAAAGGGAAAAATTCTTGATGGGAATATGAAAAAAATAAGGTATACGCTTGATGATTTAAATCAACAGCTTAGGGAATTAGGAATATTCGATATCATCGAAGTGGAGTTTGCAATTTTGGAGGTAAGTGGGAAGCTATCTGTATTAAAAAAAACAAAATATCAAAATATAACGAAGCAAGATATCAATCCAACCATTCGGAATAACGATATCTTGATTCCGAAAGAGCTCATTATGAATGGGACATTGATTACGAAGAATTTTAATGATCATTATTCTAATTCATGGCTTATTGACCAATTAACATTAAGGAAAATTGGTTTAAAGGACGTCCAATATGCTGTCATTTCTTCCACTGGTCATTTGTTTATCGATCTTTATGATGATCACTTAGATTCGCCAATTGATATTGAATAA
- a CDS encoding BC1872 family protein, with amino-acid sequence MMKTDSIARRILGWKLNRWDRWYDFEKGMFIHESDFQPEQNIDHAMKIVERLEELGFTYSIKDLTKVCFNEICATGETLAQAITNAAYTIVELGSIPDNARIWQKLC; translated from the coding sequence ATGATGAAGACCGACTCAATTGCCCGGAGAATACTAGGATGGAAGTTAAATAGATGGGACCGATGGTATGACTTTGAAAAGGGGATGTTTATTCATGAGTCTGATTTCCAGCCAGAGCAAAACATTGACCATGCAATGAAAATTGTGGAGCGATTAGAAGAGTTGGGGTTTACTTACAGTATAAAAGACCTTACCAAAGTTTGCTTTAATGAGATTTGTGCAACGGGGGAGACACTGGCACAAGCAATTACGAATGCCGCTTACACAATCGTCGAACTCGGTTCCATTCCCGATAACGCAAGAATATGGCAGAAATTATGCTAA
- a CDS encoding molybdopterin-dependent oxidoreductase, translating to MKKPLAFQYNQITSMPTKTIMVLLECSGNKRAHFSPKVFGEQWTGGAMSQGRWTGVPLSFLLSITGLNAGAREIVFQGEDSGIKIKQQQYFERSLPLAKAIDPNVIIAWEHNQKPLSLKHGFPYRLIVPGWYGMASVKWLKTIRVIHHHFSGPFQTDDYVYYPYNDHNKDSFPVTTNQINSVVQQPLDRQILIPGEHKISGLAWTGEGVITAVEISVDNGDTWKSAVIQDKPQKYQWVKWSHSHIFEKKQVYTIKVRAFDSNGLSQPDQAFWNRKGYGFNEISQIKILIE from the coding sequence GTGAAAAAACCGCTTGCTTTTCAATACAATCAAATAACTTCTATGCCTACAAAAACCATTATGGTCTTATTAGAATGTTCTGGAAACAAGAGGGCTCATTTTTCACCAAAAGTATTCGGTGAGCAATGGACAGGAGGGGCAATGAGTCAGGGGAGATGGACGGGTGTCCCCCTCTCCTTTCTCCTATCAATTACAGGATTAAATGCCGGAGCACGGGAAATTGTTTTTCAAGGGGAAGATTCCGGAATTAAGATAAAACAGCAGCAATATTTTGAAAGAAGTCTTCCGTTAGCAAAAGCAATCGATCCAAATGTAATTATAGCTTGGGAGCATAATCAAAAACCCCTTAGTCTTAAGCACGGTTTTCCATATCGTTTAATTGTTCCAGGCTGGTATGGCATGGCGTCAGTAAAATGGTTAAAAACCATTCGAGTCATTCACCATCATTTTTCTGGACCTTTCCAAACAGATGACTATGTCTATTATCCTTACAATGACCATAACAAAGATTCTTTCCCCGTGACGACTAACCAGATTAATTCTGTTGTTCAACAACCTCTTGACCGGCAAATACTTATACCTGGGGAGCATAAAATATCGGGTTTAGCTTGGACGGGAGAAGGTGTTATTACTGCTGTTGAAATCAGTGTAGACAATGGGGATACTTGGAAATCTGCAGTCATTCAAGACAAACCTCAGAAATACCAATGGGTGAAGTGGTCCCATTCGCATATTTTCGAAAAAAAACAAGTGTACACTATTAAAGTTCGTGCATTCGATTCAAATGGCCTCTCCCAACCCGATCAAGCATTCTGGAATCGTAAGGGATATGGGTTTAATGAAATTTCACAAATTAAAATACTAATAGAATGA
- a CDS encoding C-terminal binding protein, giving the protein MKNGKHLVWILDDEWIDHSVEKVIFEQNGFEVKVTRSETMEADLPQYAPYADGVIVQVGFPCQADLIKKLDSCRVITASSVGYNTIDLEEATKKGIKVTHVPEFCTEEVSDHTIAHMLTITRRFPAYHRQVKEGKWEPMDTLPIKRFSSNTVGLLGFGKIARMVAKKLKPFGVRLITYAPTAPQEVFTNYAVEAVSFSELLKQSNILSLHVPLKPENRNIIRYEQLKMMQKGSFIVNTSRGGLIHEEDLYQAIFEGHIAGASLDVLLNEPPNPKDPLLNMDEVFVTPHSGYISVDALRELKNKTCQNIIDGIAGKPLAKTLNPVK; this is encoded by the coding sequence ATGAAAAATGGAAAACATTTAGTTTGGATTCTTGATGATGAATGGATAGATCATAGTGTGGAAAAGGTCATTTTTGAGCAAAATGGTTTTGAAGTAAAGGTTACCCGCTCGGAGACAATGGAAGCGGATCTGCCGCAATATGCTCCATATGCGGACGGTGTTATCGTCCAAGTAGGTTTTCCCTGTCAAGCTGATTTAATAAAAAAGCTAGATTCGTGTCGTGTTATTACCGCATCGTCTGTTGGATATAACACCATTGATCTTGAAGAGGCTACAAAAAAGGGGATTAAGGTAACCCATGTGCCGGAATTTTGTACGGAAGAGGTTTCTGATCATACAATTGCCCATATGCTCACGATTACCCGACGATTCCCAGCGTATCACAGACAAGTAAAAGAAGGGAAATGGGAGCCAATGGATACCCTTCCAATTAAGCGCTTCAGTTCAAATACGGTAGGATTGCTTGGCTTTGGAAAAATTGCTCGCATGGTTGCAAAAAAATTGAAACCTTTCGGCGTTCGCCTGATAACCTATGCACCTACAGCACCACAAGAAGTATTCACTAACTATGCCGTGGAAGCAGTGTCATTCTCAGAATTACTGAAGCAATCAAACATTTTGAGTCTGCATGTTCCTCTTAAACCAGAGAATCGAAATATCATTAGGTACGAACAACTTAAAATGATGCAAAAAGGCTCATTTATTGTGAACACTAGCCGAGGCGGGCTGATCCATGAAGAGGACCTGTATCAAGCGATTTTTGAAGGCCACATTGCCGGTGCAAGTCTTGATGTACTCTTAAATGAACCGCCAAATCCCAAAGATCCATTGCTTAATATGGATGAGGTGTTTGTCACCCCTCATTCCGGCTATATCTCCGTGGATGCTCTTCGGGAACTTAAAAACAAAACCTGTCAAAATATTATCGACGGAATTGCTGGAAAACCTTTAGCGAAAACCTTGAATCCGGTGAAATAG
- the hisC gene encoding histidinol-phosphate transaminase: MSEHLWRHTIRNLEPYIPGKAAEEANELSKLHEVFRLATNENPLGPSPKAIEAMQKAVLEGHFYPDLTGLELRNKLGRLHGIDPENYVIANGADNIINLVIASYVNPGEEVVYCTPTFSEYQKNTLLVGGNPVEIPTTKDHKFDLEAILDAINEQTKLVIICNPNNPTGTIVDGEELQLFFRRLPKHVIAVLDEAYGEFISSKDYPTGVEYIKEGYPVITIRTFSKLYGLAGMRVGYAMAQEALIRPLQIVREPFACNRVALAGAVAALDDEVYKERVLLENRKEMEKLVNVFLSLGYSVEKTHTNFLFIDMKQDTAKLAKQLLSQGFMIRPCAAWGFPTFARISIGSAKQNEKLITVLQELKIQASHHI, encoded by the coding sequence ATGTCAGAACATTTATGGCGTCATACCATTCGAAATTTGGAACCATATATACCTGGTAAAGCAGCTGAGGAGGCTAACGAATTATCAAAATTACATGAAGTGTTTCGACTTGCTACGAATGAAAATCCGTTAGGACCTTCGCCAAAAGCAATTGAAGCAATGCAAAAGGCAGTTCTAGAGGGGCATTTTTATCCGGACCTTACCGGTTTGGAGCTTCGCAATAAACTTGGAAGGCTGCATGGAATCGACCCTGAAAACTATGTCATTGCTAATGGAGCAGACAATATTATTAACCTAGTGATTGCCTCATACGTGAATCCCGGTGAGGAAGTCGTGTATTGTACGCCTACATTTTCCGAATATCAAAAAAACACACTCCTTGTTGGGGGAAATCCTGTAGAGATTCCTACGACAAAGGATCACAAGTTTGATCTTGAAGCCATTCTTGATGCCATAAATGAGCAGACCAAACTTGTAATCATTTGCAATCCTAATAATCCGACGGGCACAATAGTAGATGGGGAAGAGCTTCAATTATTTTTCAGAAGATTGCCAAAACATGTTATTGCTGTCCTAGATGAAGCATATGGGGAATTTATCAGCAGCAAGGACTATCCAACTGGGGTAGAGTATATCAAGGAAGGGTACCCAGTGATTACGATTCGTACGTTTTCCAAATTGTATGGGCTTGCTGGAATGAGAGTTGGCTATGCGATGGCGCAAGAAGCACTGATTAGGCCACTACAAATAGTTCGCGAGCCATTTGCTTGTAATAGAGTAGCCCTTGCCGGTGCGGTAGCCGCCCTTGATGATGAGGTATATAAAGAAAGGGTCCTGCTGGAAAATAGAAAAGAAATGGAAAAATTAGTGAATGTATTCCTATCTCTTGGGTATAGTGTAGAAAAAACGCATACGAATTTCCTTTTTATTGACATGAAGCAAGATACTGCTAAACTAGCAAAACAATTATTATCACAGGGTTTTATGATTCGTCCATGTGCCGCTTGGGGATTTCCAACTTTTGCACGGATTAGTATCGGTTCAGCCAAGCAAAATGAAAAGCTCATCACGGTACTGCAGGAATTGAAGATTCAAGCTTCACACCATATTTAA
- a CDS encoding aminopeptidase P family protein, producing MNKEFYTNNRNRLYEKLDDRSLLVMFAGKAPQKSADEAYMFVPNRNFYYLTGMDEPNIILLALKTNNKVEEYLFIEKSDPVMEKWVGKTISEKEAAEVSGIGNIQLIDQFESILSRILLTTTLSTIYLDLERRELDQNTTKGQQFASRIQANYPFLKIKNVYPDICELRVYKAPEEVEEMKKAIDITYKGIKNILSHAKTAAKEYQLEAYFDFSLKSEGVKDYAFPTIVASGKNATILHYEKNNADIEEGSLVLLDLGAQYNYYNADISYTFPVSGRFTDKQKAFYNIVLKALKETTALIKPGLPFAKLNEQTKKILAEECIRVGLIKEESEISNYYYHSVSHFLGLDTHDVGNYKDLILQPGMVLTVEPGLYIEEEGIGIRIEDDVLVTKEGHEILSKDIIRSVEEIEAFMNDNGRK from the coding sequence ATGAATAAGGAGTTTTATACGAATAATCGCAATCGTTTATATGAGAAACTCGATGACCGGTCACTGCTGGTAATGTTTGCCGGAAAAGCACCGCAAAAATCTGCGGATGAGGCCTACATGTTTGTCCCAAACCGTAACTTTTATTACTTAACTGGTATGGATGAACCAAATATAATTCTATTAGCCTTAAAAACCAATAATAAAGTGGAAGAATATCTTTTTATCGAAAAGTCAGACCCGGTAATGGAAAAATGGGTCGGAAAAACAATTTCAGAAAAGGAAGCAGCCGAGGTCTCAGGAATAGGAAATATTCAATTAATCGATCAATTTGAATCTATTTTGTCTCGAATTCTACTTACAACCACGCTGTCTACAATCTATTTGGATCTTGAGCGAAGAGAGTTAGACCAAAACACGACGAAAGGCCAACAATTCGCCAGCAGGATACAGGCAAATTATCCATTCTTAAAAATAAAGAATGTATATCCAGATATTTGTGAGCTGCGAGTTTATAAAGCTCCAGAAGAAGTCGAAGAGATGAAAAAGGCTATTGACATTACATATAAAGGCATTAAAAATATCTTGAGTCATGCGAAAACAGCAGCGAAAGAATATCAGCTTGAAGCCTATTTTGATTTCAGCCTTAAATCAGAAGGTGTAAAAGATTATGCGTTTCCAACAATTGTTGCAAGTGGCAAAAATGCTACAATCCTTCATTATGAGAAAAATAATGCAGACATTGAAGAGGGTAGCCTTGTCCTGCTTGATTTAGGTGCACAATATAACTATTATAATGCAGATATAAGCTACACCTTTCCTGTAAGTGGTAGATTTACTGATAAACAAAAAGCGTTTTACAATATTGTGTTAAAAGCATTAAAAGAAACGACAGCCCTTATCAAACCGGGTCTCCCATTTGCAAAATTGAATGAGCAAACAAAGAAAATCCTGGCCGAAGAGTGTATCAGGGTTGGATTGATCAAGGAAGAAAGTGAAATTTCTAATTATTATTATCACAGTGTCAGTCATTTCCTCGGCCTTGATACGCACGACGTGGGCAATTATAAGGACTTAATCCTACAGCCTGGTATGGTGCTAACGGTTGAGCCTGGCCTATATATCGAAGAAGAAGGAATCGGAATCCGGATTGAAGATGATGTTTTAGTAACAAAAGAAGGTCATGAAATACTTTCAAAGGATATTATTCGTTCTGTTGAAGAAATTGAAGCATTCATGAATGATAATGGAAGAAAATAG
- a CDS encoding MFS transporter, whose amino-acid sequence MNYQKKTVVASVAGLTLEGMDIMFISFAMSMIIAEFHIDLATGGLISSITNIGMLVGGMIFGILADKFGRVKVFTYTIVLFAIGTALTGLATNIEQVYLFRFIAGLGAGGEYGIGMALVAEAWPKSKQGRASSYVSVGAQFGVILAALLSAIILPTWGWRGLFFVGVIPVIFAFIVRKNLDESPEWLASKKVKKLVPKQGNLKQLFATKRIALTTVALAIMATVQIAGYNGLMIWLPSMLQKTQGLSVSSSALWTISTAVGMIAGMLTFGQVMDRLGMKKAYGIFLFASAIAVFLYSFATGSTGVLIGGAIVGFFSNGMFAGYGALISKYYPVEIRSTATNTIFNFGRALGGLSPILVGFILEHATVTLAMGYLAILYCVSFIAMISLRKSKVDQRQESIPVLTEAI is encoded by the coding sequence TTGAATTATCAGAAGAAAACGGTTGTAGCATCAGTTGCAGGATTAACTTTAGAGGGTATGGACATTATGTTCATTTCCTTCGCCATGTCCATGATTATTGCGGAATTTCATATTGACTTAGCAACGGGTGGACTTATTTCTTCCATTACCAATATAGGTATGCTAGTTGGGGGAATGATTTTCGGTATTCTAGCAGATAAGTTTGGCAGAGTGAAGGTTTTTACTTACACGATTGTTTTGTTTGCCATCGGGACAGCACTAACCGGATTGGCGACAAATATTGAACAAGTTTACTTATTTAGATTTATTGCTGGTTTAGGTGCTGGAGGCGAATATGGAATTGGAATGGCGCTTGTCGCAGAAGCGTGGCCAAAGAGCAAACAAGGACGTGCATCTTCATATGTAAGTGTCGGCGCTCAATTCGGTGTCATCTTGGCAGCCCTCCTTAGTGCAATCATTCTTCCAACGTGGGGATGGAGAGGATTATTTTTCGTCGGGGTCATCCCAGTTATCTTTGCCTTTATCGTTCGTAAAAATTTAGATGAGTCACCAGAATGGCTCGCCTCGAAAAAAGTAAAAAAACTTGTACCAAAACAAGGAAACTTGAAGCAATTGTTTGCAACAAAACGAATCGCCTTAACAACAGTGGCTTTAGCAATTATGGCCACGGTCCAAATTGCCGGTTATAACGGCTTGATGATTTGGCTTCCGTCCATGCTACAAAAAACACAAGGATTGTCAGTTTCAAGTTCTGCGCTTTGGACAATTAGTACCGCTGTGGGAATGATTGCCGGTATGCTGACTTTTGGGCAAGTAATGGATCGTCTTGGAATGAAGAAGGCGTATGGAATATTCCTTTTCGCATCAGCGATTGCAGTATTCTTATATTCCTTTGCAACCGGAAGTACAGGGGTTTTAATTGGCGGTGCCATTGTCGGATTTTTCTCAAACGGAATGTTTGCGGGGTATGGGGCATTAATCAGTAAATATTACCCTGTTGAAATAAGAAGCACTGCCACTAATACGATTTTTAACTTCGGACGAGCATTAGGTGGATTATCTCCTATTTTAGTAGGATTCATTTTAGAGCACGCTACAGTCACCCTTGCAATGGGCTATCTTGCCATCCTTTATTGCGTATCCTTTATCGCTATGATTAGTTTGCGGAAAAGCAAGGTCGACCAGAGGCAAGAAAGTATTCCTGTGCTTACTGAAGCTATATGA
- a CDS encoding cell wall hydrolase — MMKKLIAALTVAATLLFASPAFAYTVKSGDTMTEIARENSLTLEELSRLNPQIQNLDLIYVGQTVHTIKAAENTTKQEEQSTESAMVVGYSENEIDLLARLVRAEAQNEPYQGKIAVACVVLNRVDSPSFPNTIKEVIYQQGQFQPVQNGQINKQADEESIKAVHEALNENRNVAAGSLFFYNPAIATSRWLDSKATTLVIGQHVFKQ; from the coding sequence ATGATGAAAAAACTAATTGCCGCACTAACAGTAGCTGCCACACTCTTATTTGCCTCCCCTGCTTTTGCTTACACCGTTAAAAGTGGTGACACGATGACAGAGATTGCAAGAGAAAATAGTCTCACTTTGGAAGAGCTATCAAGGCTTAACCCGCAAATACAAAATCTTGATTTAATCTATGTTGGTCAAACTGTACATACAATTAAAGCAGCTGAGAATACAACTAAACAAGAGGAGCAATCAACAGAATCAGCAATGGTTGTGGGGTATTCAGAAAACGAAATTGACTTGCTTGCCAGGTTAGTAAGAGCCGAAGCCCAAAATGAGCCCTATCAAGGTAAAATTGCTGTAGCCTGTGTTGTACTTAATAGAGTTGATAGCCCATCTTTTCCGAACACAATTAAAGAGGTCATTTATCAACAGGGGCAATTTCAGCCAGTACAGAATGGACAAATAAATAAGCAAGCGGATGAAGAATCCATCAAGGCTGTACACGAAGCTTTGAATGAGAACCGGAATGTCGCTGCCGGGTCGCTATTTTTCTATAACCCCGCCATTGCTACGAGTCGTTGGCTCGATTCCAAAGCAACAACACTTGTCATTGGGCAGCATGTATTTAAACAATGA
- a CDS encoding GntR family transcriptional regulator, with translation MIIRIEANSDIPIYTQLTNQIIEGIARGDSQSGDTLPSVRAFAADLGVNMHTVNKSYHELEKKGIIRIMPKSGAVISTPEKLLNHSSISYQRISTDFRPLIAEALVLGMTKEQIQKLVTSIIQDIKGSD, from the coding sequence GTGATTATCCGAATTGAAGCTAACTCTGATATCCCAATTTACACACAACTAACCAACCAAATTATTGAAGGGATAGCGAGAGGCGATAGCCAATCCGGAGATACTCTTCCATCCGTGAGGGCTTTTGCGGCCGACCTAGGTGTGAATATGCATACAGTAAATAAGAGCTATCATGAATTAGAAAAAAAGGGAATTATTCGGATTATGCCAAAGTCGGGAGCTGTTATTTCTACACCTGAAAAATTATTGAATCACAGTTCCATTTCTTATCAAAGGATTTCCACAGATTTCAGGCCCTTAATTGCCGAAGCACTTGTTTTAGGCATGACCAAAGAGCAGATTCAGAAGCTCGTAACATCGATTATTCAGGACATAAAAGGATCCGATTAA
- a CDS encoding D-serine ammonia-lyase, with product MEKIASKDLQSWKEQVPLLSRLISLEEVFWTNPNMEKFTTGIKKAPLTQEDVRDAEERLNRFAPYIAKVFPETKKMNGIIESPLVRIPAMKQSLELNYQQPVLGDLLLKCDSHLPISGSIKARGGIYEVLKHAENLAIQHDLLTVDDDYSILDSDRFRTFFSHYSIAVGSTGNLGLSIGIMSAKLGFNVTVHMSADAKQWKKDLLRSKNVQVMEYEADYSKAVEEGRTQAEADPSCYFVDDENSHDLFLGYAVAASRLKKQLEEFEITVDENHPLFVYLPCGVGGGPGGIAFGLKLLFQDHVHCFFAEPTHSPCMLLGLMTGLHDQISVQEVGIDNITDADGLAVGRPSGFVGKTIEPFLSGNYTISDEQMYKLLKDLVETEKLYLEPSALAGMIGPIKLANEGTEYLQQHQLMEKMSKSTHIIWGTGGNMVPKEIMAEYYQKGLNIELEK from the coding sequence ATGGAGAAAATTGCAAGCAAAGATCTACAATCTTGGAAAGAGCAGGTTCCATTACTAAGCAGACTTATTTCGTTAGAGGAAGTATTTTGGACCAATCCTAATATGGAAAAATTTACAACAGGAATCAAAAAAGCTCCACTTACACAAGAAGATGTACGGGATGCAGAGGAACGGTTAAACAGGTTTGCTCCTTATATCGCGAAGGTTTTCCCAGAAACAAAAAAGATGAATGGGATCATAGAATCTCCTTTAGTCAGAATCCCTGCAATGAAACAATCCTTGGAACTTAATTATCAACAACCTGTCTTGGGAGATCTACTATTGAAATGCGATAGTCACCTTCCTATATCGGGGTCGATAAAAGCTAGAGGCGGAATTTACGAAGTTCTCAAACATGCAGAAAACCTAGCTATACAACATGACTTGTTAACGGTCGATGATGACTATTCGATTTTAGATAGTGATCGTTTTCGAACATTCTTCTCGCACTACTCTATCGCAGTTGGCTCTACTGGAAATTTAGGACTGAGTATTGGCATTATGAGTGCAAAGCTAGGTTTTAATGTGACTGTTCATATGTCAGCTGATGCAAAGCAATGGAAAAAAGACTTGCTTCGCAGTAAAAATGTTCAGGTTATGGAATATGAAGCGGACTATAGTAAAGCAGTTGAGGAAGGTCGAACTCAAGCAGAGGCAGATCCCTCCTGTTATTTTGTGGACGATGAAAATTCTCACGACCTTTTTTTAGGGTATGCGGTGGCAGCCTCTCGATTGAAAAAACAATTAGAAGAGTTTGAGATCACAGTAGATGAAAATCATCCATTGTTTGTTTATCTGCCTTGTGGAGTAGGCGGTGGTCCTGGAGGAATTGCCTTTGGTTTGAAGTTATTATTTCAAGATCATGTACACTGTTTCTTTGCGGAACCCACCCACTCTCCCTGTATGTTACTTGGATTAATGACAGGACTTCATGATCAAATATCTGTACAAGAAGTTGGGATTGATAATATAACTGATGCTGATGGGCTTGCTGTCGGAAGACCATCAGGATTTGTAGGTAAAACAATCGAACCATTTTTGAGTGGAAATTATACGATTAGTGATGAACAGATGTATAAACTGCTAAAAGACCTAGTTGAGACGGAGAAACTTTATTTAGAACCTTCAGCATTAGCGGGCATGATCGGACCCATTAAATTGGCTAATGAGGGAACCGAATATTTACAACAGCATCAATTAATGGAAAAGATGAGTAAGAGTACACACATTATTTGGGGCACTGGCGGAAATATGGTTCCTAAAGAAATAATGGCGGAATATTATCAAAAAGGCTTGAATATTGAGTTGGAGAAATAG
- a CDS encoding DUF1648 domain-containing protein — MSFIIFLIISISLSAIQTAIPFLVKRTIVFGVTIPESYIKDEKIAAYKKRYSLIVFFMSIITLGFYTIWALTTGPAEEQIVLAGSAIQFVIILISMSLYFYFHGKTVQLKTARKFTEDLQQVQVTDLSIRSQDEMLPWYIYILPIIITIGLISYTFLKYDILPEQIPTHWGPNGKADAFTDKTPFSVISQPLTLMLMQFMFLGINFTTKNSGIKLSATSIQASKVRQLSLRKYSSWYMFLASLLITLLFSSLQLSTIHPGLFSNNALIAIPILFLLLILVGNIVFAVKVGRSDKNLKETAAGKITDYDEDSYWKGGLFYFNRNDPSIFVEKRFGVGWTLNFGNPIGYLIVIVPLILIILITNW; from the coding sequence ATGTCATTCATCATTTTTCTGATCATTTCTATTTCACTATCCGCTATACAAACAGCCATTCCGTTTTTAGTGAAACGAACAATCGTATTTGGGGTAACGATTCCTGAGTCATATATTAAAGATGAAAAAATCGCGGCCTATAAAAAAAGGTATAGCCTTATTGTTTTCTTCATGTCAATTATCACCCTCGGATTTTATACAATTTGGGCTTTAACAACAGGACCAGCAGAAGAACAAATTGTGTTAGCTGGAAGTGCTATACAATTTGTCATTATTTTAATCAGCATGTCCCTCTATTTTTACTTTCACGGAAAGACTGTTCAGTTAAAGACAGCACGGAAGTTTACAGAGGATTTACAACAAGTACAAGTAACGGATTTATCGATCCGATCCCAAGATGAGATGCTTCCATGGTATATTTATATATTGCCGATCATCATCACCATCGGGTTAATTAGTTATACTTTTCTCAAATATGATATCTTGCCTGAACAAATCCCCACACATTGGGGGCCTAATGGGAAAGCAGATGCCTTTACAGATAAAACTCCATTTTCGGTTATTTCGCAGCCATTGACTTTAATGCTTATGCAGTTCATGTTTCTTGGAATCAATTTTACGACCAAAAATTCTGGTATTAAATTAAGCGCAACAAGCATTCAAGCTTCAAAAGTTCGACAATTATCGTTACGAAAATATTCAAGCTGGTATATGTTTCTGGCGAGCCTGTTAATCACCTTGTTGTTTAGTTCCCTACAACTATCGACTATCCATCCAGGCTTATTTTCCAATAATGCGCTGATTGCCATACCAATATTATTCTTACTGTTGATATTAGTCGGAAACATTGTTTTCGCTGTGAAAGTAGGACGTTCTGATAAAAATTTAAAAGAAACTGCTGCTGGAAAAATCACCGATTATGATGAGGATTCATATTGGAAGGGCGGTCTGTTTTATTTCAATCGGAACGATCCGTCCATCTTTGTGGAGAAACGGTTTGGCGTTGGCTGGACGTTGAATTTTGGCAATCCCATCGGGTATCTAATTGTGATCGTGCCTCTCATTTTAATCATACTTATCACAAATTGGTAA